CCAGAGTCTTATTTTCAGCAGTTACCTATCATTGCCCTTACTGCATCTATGCTCAATAATCAGATGAATGAGATTGGCGGCGCCGGAATGAACGATTATGTGCTAAAACCCTTCAACCCGAAAACCCTTTACGATAAACTGGCCCGCTACCAGCAGCAATAAGGCACAAAAAAAGGCAGGATATTGTTACATAACCCCTGCCTTAACCAATTATAATTAAACGCTCCATTTACTTATACGCGCAGGGGTCTAAAAGGTTTTATATTTTCTATTAATTTTTTGATAAAAGTTAACCGATGGTTTTCCGGATGTCATATCGACCGACGGGAGAACTATTCTCTTGAGCGATAGCGAAAAAATCGTTTCGGTTGAACGAAGTGAAAATCTTAGACGTTTGTTAGATAAATGGAATGGTTAGCAGGAGGCTTGTTCATCGTCTAAGATTCCTCCTCACCCCAACGCTCAAGCCAACCCGAGTTCGTTCGGAATGACAATTGGATAGGATCTTGTTGTTATTCTGTATACGCAATCGTCGCAATAAATAATTTAACCCCCGGTACCTGCAATAACACCGCTCCGCAAGCCTCCAGTGTGGCCCCAGTGGTCATAATATCATCTACCAATAAAATATTTTTGTCAATCAACTGATCCGGATTTTTTATGGTGAAGACAGATTGCATGTTTTCTGCACGTTCTGCACGCGATTTTTTGGTTTGTGTTTTGGTTGCCTTAACACGGATGAGGTTATCGGTAACAACCCGGGCCAATAACTTTTCTGTCAATCCTTCCGCAAAATGTGTGCTCTGGTTATAGCCGCGTTTTCGCAGCCGGCTTTTATGTAGAGGTACCGGGATAATCAAATCAATTTGCCCAAATGTTGCTGATGCTTGTAGTTGAATCGATGCCAGGCTCCCCAGCAAGTTGCCTACCTGTGGTTGATTTTTATATTTCAGTTGATGCATCAGTTGCTGCACCTTGCCGCCTTTGGTAAAGTAAAGCATGGAGTAAGCGGCCTCTACCGGGAGTTTGCCCCAGAATTGTTTGGCTACCAAATTATCAGCCTGTAAATGGAAATTGGTGTAGGGGAGATGGTACCTGCAATCGGTACAGATCAAATGCTCGCCGGTTACCAGTGACGTGCCGCAAGCCCTGCAAAGGTCAGGAAAGAGCAGCGATACAAAATCGGCCAGGTAACTGCGTAAGGTTTTCACAGTAGGAAGATAGGGTTTTATAATTGTCTTTTTGTCATTGCGAGGAACAAGAGGGGGCTTCGTGCTAGATCCGCTCCCGCGGCACTGTTCGCAATGACAATGTTTTTAAATGATTGTAAGGGGGCCAAAAAGCAGGAGCCACAAATATGTGGCTCTACGAAAATATCTTATAATGCCCTTATGTTTCCTGCGTGATTTTCAGCCCCCTCTCCCTCGGAGAGGGCGGGGGGAGAGGTCTACGCCTGCTCTTTAATAGCTAACTGCCCGCACGCGGCATCAATATCCTTGCCACGGCTGCGGCGCACGTTGGTGATGATATTTTGCTTGCGCAGGTAAGCAGCAAAGGCCTCAATCTTATCCTCTTCGGCATTAATAAAGCTGGCGAAGGAGATGGGGTTGTACTCAATAATATTCACCTTGCAGGGCAGGTGTTTACAGAAGCGGGCCAGCTCCATGGCATCCTGTATGTTGTCATTAAAGTCATTAAAAACAATATACTCGTAGGTTACCGGGTTTTTGGTTTTGGCGTAGTAATATTTCAGCGCGTCGGCCAGGGCTTTGAGCGTGTTTTGCTCATTGATAGGCATAATGGTGTTCCGCTTCTGGTCGTTAGCCGCATGTAATGAAAGCGCCAGGTTAAACTTTACGTTATCATCACCCAGTTTCCGAATCATTTTGGCAATGCCGGCGGTTGAAACCGTGATGCGCTTCGGCGCCATGTTCAGGCCTTCTTCTGAAGTGATTTTTTCGATAGACTTCATCATATTGGCGTAGTTGAGCAGCGGCTCGCCCATGCCCATGTAAACGATGTTACTGAGCGGGATACCATAGTTTTCCACAGCCTGCTGATTGATCAGCACTACCTGGTCATAAATTTCATCGGGATTTAAGTTGCGTTTGCGCTCCATATAGCCCGTTGCACAAAATTTGCAGGTAAGGCTGCAGCCCACTTGAGAAGACACGCAAGCCGTCATACGCTCGGGTGTGGGAATTAAAACACCCTCAATCAGATGGCTATCGTGTAAAATAAAAGAATTTTTTATAGTTTTATCAGCACTAAACTGAGAGTTATGAATTTTTACGTTATTGATGGTAAAAGTTTCATAAAGTTTAGTCCGAAGTTCTTTAGAAATATTGCTCATCTCATCGAAAGAAATGCATGATTTTTTCCAAAGCCACTCGTAAACCTGCTTAGCACGAAAGGCTTTCTCGCCCATGGCAACAAACTGTTGTTGCAGCGCATCTAAGCTCAAGCTGCGGATATCTGTTTTACCTACTGTATTATTCACAATACAAAGGTACTCAATATTTTAAAAATCATTTTTTGAGAATGGTTTTTTGATTGTAAAATTAAAAAACAACAATCAAAGGTTAATTGTAGCTATCATTGAAGTTAAAATATTTCATCGGATGGGTGCGAAATTTGAGGTGTTTCTGTTAAGGTGTGCCAAGTTTTATTTTAAATGAAAAGTTTTAGAGCCGATTACGTTTTCCCTGTTTGTGCCGATCCTGTTAAAAATGGAATAGTTACCGTTGATGACTTCGGTAAAATTGTCGCCATCAGCGACCAACCTTCAGACCACCACAATCCTAATGCAGAGCACCTGCATGGCATCATTTGTCCCGGATTTGTGAACACCCATTGCCACCTCGAACTCTCGCACATGCAGGGTAAGGTAGAGAGGGGCACCGGGCTGGTTAATTTTATTAAAAATCTGCAAGCCCTGCGCAACAGCGAGCCCCGGGAAATTGAGGCCGCCGCCGCTGCTGCCGATGCTGCCATGTATCAGCAAGGCATAGTTGCTGTTGGCGATATTTCTAATAGCACCATTACCGCGCCCATTAAAGCCCAGAGCAAGTTATACTATCATACGTTTGTAGAGGTCTTTAGCTTTACCCCCGCCCGTGCCGATGCCGCTTTTCAAAGCGCGCTGGAGATTGTGGAATATTTTAGACCGCTCCCGGCCTCAATTACGCCACATGCGCCATATTCGGTGTCGAAAGAGCTGTTCAGGATGATCAAAAATTATACCGATCAGCACCCTAACCTCATCAGTATGCATAACCAGGAATGCGACGACGAGAACAAGTTTTTCCGCTATAAGCTGGGTGAGTTTGTATCGCTCTATGAGCACTTTGGTATTAATATCGACTTTTTTAAACCGCAGGCCCGCAACTCTATCCAGAGTGT
This region of Mucilaginibacter yixingensis genomic DNA includes:
- a CDS encoding ComF family protein; amino-acid sequence: MKTLRSYLADFVSLLFPDLCRACGTSLVTGEHLICTDCRYHLPYTNFHLQADNLVAKQFWGKLPVEAAYSMLYFTKGGKVQQLMHQLKYKNQPQVGNLLGSLASIQLQASATFGQIDLIIPVPLHKSRLRKRGYNQSTHFAEGLTEKLLARVVTDNLIRVKATKTQTKKSRAERAENMQSVFTIKNPDQLIDKNILLVDDIMTTGATLEACGAVLLQVPGVKLFIATIAYTE
- the rlmN gene encoding 23S rRNA (adenine(2503)-C(2))-methyltransferase RlmN: MNNTVGKTDIRSLSLDALQQQFVAMGEKAFRAKQVYEWLWKKSCISFDEMSNISKELRTKLYETFTINNVKIHNSQFSADKTIKNSFILHDSHLIEGVLIPTPERMTACVSSQVGCSLTCKFCATGYMERKRNLNPDEIYDQVVLINQQAVENYGIPLSNIVYMGMGEPLLNYANMMKSIEKITSEEGLNMAPKRITVSTAGIAKMIRKLGDDNVKFNLALSLHAANDQKRNTIMPINEQNTLKALADALKYYYAKTKNPVTYEYIVFNDFNDNIQDAMELARFCKHLPCKVNIIEYNPISFASFINAEEDKIEAFAAYLRKQNIITNVRRSRGKDIDAACGQLAIKEQA
- a CDS encoding amidohydrolase family protein, which codes for MKSFRADYVFPVCADPVKNGIVTVDDFGKIVAISDQPSDHHNPNAEHLHGIICPGFVNTHCHLELSHMQGKVERGTGLVNFIKNLQALRNSEPREIEAAAAAADAAMYQQGIVAVGDISNSTITAPIKAQSKLYYHTFVEVFSFTPARADAAFQSALEIVEYFRPLPASITPHAPYSVSKELFRMIKNYTDQHPNLISMHNQECDDENKFFRYKLGEFVSLYEHFGINIDFFKPQARNSIQSVLPLLSNKQPVLLVHNTCTNLKDIYFIKRFDRKINWCFCPNANLYIEGKLPKVDLFADQGFNITLGTDSLASNHTLSILDEMLVLQSNFPKLDLSRLLEWGTLNGAQFLGIDNKYGSIQAGKTPGLNLITGLDGLRLTGNSQVKRLV